The following are encoded together in the Triticum dicoccoides isolate Atlit2015 ecotype Zavitan chromosome 6B, WEW_v2.0, whole genome shotgun sequence genome:
- the LOC119324415 gene encoding pectinesterase inhibitor 8-like yields the protein MKASTARLLAAAALTVILALASGVANATVVTTCKAAAGSDGRVDYDFCVSELGKHHDSPSADTWGLAKVAALTGVVDADNAVYDIKDLLAKHGTDARAQAALGQCQELYDSMGYAFAEAQDDINNRDYAAGKEKAGEAASLAHRCNDAFAQAGVPSPVTQHTSYSVQIAVVCTAITNLIQ from the coding sequence ATGAAGGCATCTACGGCTCGTCTTCTCGCGGCCGCAGCGCTCACTGTCATCCTCGCGCTGGCGAGCGGGGTCGCCAACGCAACGGTGGTGACGACGTGCAAGGCGGCGGCCGGCAGCGACGGGCGCGTGGACTACGACTTCTGCGTGTCGGAGCTGGGCAAGCACCACGACAGCCCCAGCGCGGACACCTGGGGCCTGGCCAAGGTGGCAGCCCTCACCGGCGTCGTCGACGCCGACAACGCGGTCTACGACATCAAGGACCTGCTGGCCAAGCACGGCACCGACGCCAGGGCGCAGGCGGCGCTGGGGCAGTGCCAGGAGCTGTACGACAGCATGGGGTACGCCTTCGCCGAAGCGCAGGACGACATCAACAACCGCGACTATGCCGCCGGGAAGGAGAAGGCCGGGGAAGCCGCATCTCTCGCGCACCGGTGCAATGACGCCTTCGCCCAGGCCGGTGTCCCGTCGCCAGTCACGCAGCACACCTCCTACTCGGTGCAGATAGCGGTTGTCTGTACGGCTATTACCAACCTCATCCAGTGA